One part of the Cyclobacteriaceae bacterium genome encodes these proteins:
- a CDS encoding peptidase, whose product MNYKITCLVLLYALSLTFLQAQQVDEIYNQKIKEYTTDKRFLPTSVLNVVDHPTIPSPRKVFGEIIGAPGVMHRTTEIYDYYKKLADASPYLNMQQVGISEEGRPIYVAVIGNEDAISRADHYKKQLDLLADPRKVNPADVEKIISDSKPAYYLNGGMHSPEMGSPEMLMELAYRLVTGETEDIKLIRNNIIVLINPVSEPDGRDKQVDWYYRYTKARDKFDDGFPRSAPYWGKYIYHDNNRDGLQVSQAITRAIFKIFYEWHPTVMLDLHESVPLLYISTGTGPYNEQVDPITVGEWQTMANHDITTLAAQGIPGGFTWAFYDGWWPGYGIWVANNHNSTGRFYETFGNAGANTYLRDLSNQRYAGDPATTKEWYRPDPPTQEVYWSSRNNINYMQAGVLASLSYAANNGKLLLRNFYQKGANSIRKGKEEKPRAFVIPKAQRDPAMAAYLVNQLRAQAIEVHYAEKGEKQGDYVVLLDQPYRNLAVSLLTKQNYPKDAKFPPYDDIAWTLGYLYGVDVKQEDSIKYSLPDLKLLTQDVKYEGKLDGEGSTYMLKYKAQNTVLPALYWAKAQNKNAQFIVLDSASVIDNDTLPAGSVVMKGLTASQAKTITTQFSLDLKSTKAATDTKKQHAVTLPRIAIYHTWYNTQDEGWSRYTFDQRGIPFTYIDKDDLKAGGLRKKFDVVLVPRARGSASDFIHEIDKKYGPMPYTKTAAYPSHGFPDATNDMTGGPGFDGIDNLKKFVEEGGVLITLDNSTVMAAETGIAQVLKPYSAAGLFHPGSVVNVKARKPNHPVLYGYPETFHIFRGNGPLYQVEKYSRDMMLLQYGSKPLKDEEPYTGPIMGMPDRKEIKKEETKPAKEQPYVLSGMVRNEQTIIGHGGIFNVPIGKGRVIAFTFDPLHRYLNHHDAPLVWNALINWDYLGVK is encoded by the coding sequence CATCTCCTTACCTGAATATGCAGCAAGTCGGTATTTCTGAGGAAGGCAGGCCTATCTATGTAGCTGTCATCGGAAATGAAGATGCGATAAGCCGGGCAGATCATTATAAAAAACAACTTGACCTATTAGCCGATCCACGAAAAGTTAATCCTGCTGACGTTGAAAAAATTATCAGTGATTCAAAACCTGCATACTACCTCAATGGCGGCATGCACTCGCCCGAAATGGGTTCGCCCGAAATGCTGATGGAACTGGCGTACCGGTTGGTAACCGGTGAAACGGAAGACATCAAATTAATTCGGAATAACATCATTGTGTTGATCAATCCGGTATCGGAACCGGATGGTCGCGATAAGCAAGTAGACTGGTACTATCGTTATACAAAAGCACGCGATAAATTTGATGACGGCTTCCCACGCTCTGCTCCGTACTGGGGAAAATATATTTACCATGATAACAACCGCGATGGTTTACAGGTATCGCAAGCTATTACCAGGGCGATCTTTAAAATTTTTTACGAGTGGCATCCTACCGTCATGCTCGACCTTCACGAATCGGTCCCGTTGCTTTACATTTCTACCGGCACAGGTCCATACAACGAACAGGTTGATCCGATTACTGTAGGTGAGTGGCAAACCATGGCCAACCACGATATCACCACGCTGGCCGCACAAGGAATACCGGGCGGCTTCACGTGGGCGTTTTACGATGGTTGGTGGCCAGGCTATGGCATTTGGGTAGCCAACAACCATAACTCAACCGGCAGGTTTTATGAAACGTTTGGCAATGCTGGCGCCAATACCTACCTGCGCGATCTTTCCAATCAACGTTATGCCGGTGATCCGGCCACTACCAAGGAATGGTACCGCCCTGATCCGCCAACGCAAGAGGTATATTGGTCGTCTCGAAATAATATCAACTATATGCAGGCCGGTGTGCTGGCATCGCTTTCCTATGCTGCCAATAATGGCAAACTTCTCCTGCGCAATTTTTATCAAAAAGGAGCTAACAGCATCCGAAAAGGTAAGGAAGAAAAGCCGCGTGCTTTTGTAATCCCAAAAGCCCAACGCGACCCTGCCATGGCAGCTTACCTGGTAAACCAATTGCGAGCACAAGCCATTGAAGTGCACTATGCCGAGAAAGGTGAAAAGCAGGGCGACTATGTGGTGCTGCTCGATCAGCCTTACCGTAACCTGGCCGTATCACTGCTCACCAAACAAAACTATCCGAAAGATGCCAAGTTCCCTCCGTATGATGACATCGCGTGGACACTTGGCTATTTGTATGGTGTGGATGTAAAACAAGAAGACAGCATTAAGTATTCATTGCCGGATTTAAAGCTGCTTACGCAGGATGTTAAGTATGAAGGGAAACTGGATGGAGAAGGCTCAACGTATATGCTGAAATACAAAGCCCAGAATACTGTGCTTCCCGCACTGTACTGGGCAAAAGCACAAAACAAAAATGCCCAGTTTATAGTACTGGATTCAGCAAGCGTGATCGATAACGATACACTGCCGGCCGGATCGGTGGTGATGAAAGGATTAACAGCATCACAGGCAAAAACTATTACAACACAGTTTAGTCTTGATTTGAAAAGCACAAAAGCAGCAACCGATACTAAGAAACAACATGCTGTAACCTTGCCCCGCATTGCGATCTACCACACGTGGTACAACACGCAGGACGAAGGATGGTCGCGTTACACGTTTGATCAGCGTGGTATTCCCTTTACATACATTGATAAAGATGATTTAAAGGCTGGTGGCTTGCGAAAAAAATTCGATGTGGTGCTGGTGCCACGGGCAAGGGGCTCGGCAAGTGATTTTATTCATGAGATCGACAAAAAATATGGCCCGATGCCGTACACAAAAACTGCGGCCTACCCTTCACACGGTTTTCCCGATGCCACCAACGACATGACCGGTGGCCCCGGGTTTGACGGTATCGACAACCTGAAAAAATTTGTAGAAGAAGGTGGCGTGCTGATTACCTTGGATAACTCTACGGTAATGGCAGCCGAAACCGGAATCGCCCAGGTGCTGAAGCCTTATAGTGCTGCCGGTTTATTTCATCCGGGATCGGTGGTAAACGTAAAGGCACGCAAGCCCAATCATCCTGTTCTCTACGGTTACCCGGAAACCTTTCATATTTTCCGGGGCAACGGTCCGTTGTATCAGGTTGAAAAATACAGCCGCGATATGATGCTGCTCCAATACGGAAGCAAACCGTTGAAGGATGAAGAACCCTACACCGGCCCGATCATGGGTATGCCCGATAGAAAAGAGATCAAAAAAGAAGAAACCAAACCGGCAAAGGAACAGCCCTATGTATTATCGGGCATGGTGCGCAACGAGCAAACCATCATCGGGCATGGCGGCATATTCAATGTGCCTATTGGAAAAGGCAGGGTGATTGCCTTTACGTTTGATCCATTACACCGCTACCTGAATCATCACGATGCTCCGCTGGTGTGGAATGCACTTATTAATTGGGATTATCTTGGGGTGAAGTAA
- a CDS encoding DNA-directed RNA polymerase subunit alpha, protein MSILAFQIPDKVVMEKADDFHGTFTFKPLEKGYGVTIGNALRRILLSSLEGYAITGIKIPGVLHEFSTIEGVVEDVAEIILNLKMVRFKKITDGFDTKVTINIKKQKQFKAGDITKFTSAFEVLNPEHVICNLDESAQFEIELTIEKGRGYLPAEESKPAEQVFGFIPIDAIFTPIKNVKFSVENTRVEQKTDYEKLVLEIQTDGSIHPEQALEGAAHILIKHFALFSDKSMELETGKDAEVEQVDEELLHMRKLLKTPLHDLDLSVRAYNCLKAADVKTLGDLVELEISDMMKFRNFGKKSLAELEQLVAEKGLTFGMDLVKYKLEED, encoded by the coding sequence ATGTCAATATTAGCATTTCAGATCCCGGATAAAGTTGTAATGGAAAAGGCCGATGATTTTCACGGCACCTTTACCTTTAAACCGCTCGAAAAAGGTTACGGTGTTACCATTGGTAATGCTTTGCGCAGGATTTTATTGTCTTCGTTGGAAGGTTATGCCATTACCGGAATAAAAATACCGGGTGTGCTGCATGAATTTTCTACCATTGAAGGTGTAGTAGAGGATGTTGCAGAAATCATCCTCAATTTGAAGATGGTTCGTTTTAAGAAAATCACAGACGGCTTCGACACAAAAGTTACGATCAATATTAAGAAGCAAAAACAGTTTAAGGCTGGTGATATAACCAAGTTTACTTCTGCTTTTGAAGTGTTGAACCCCGAGCATGTCATCTGTAACCTGGATGAATCAGCCCAGTTTGAAATTGAGCTTACAATAGAAAAGGGTAGGGGCTACTTGCCTGCCGAAGAAAGCAAACCGGCTGAACAGGTATTCGGGTTCATTCCCATCGATGCCATCTTTACACCGATCAAGAATGTGAAGTTCAGCGTGGAGAATACACGGGTGGAGCAAAAGACTGACTATGAAAAACTGGTACTTGAAATTCAAACCGATGGTTCAATCCATCCCGAACAAGCCCTTGAAGGCGCTGCGCATATCCTGATCAAGCATTTTGCCCTGTTCTCGGATAAGTCAATGGAACTTGAAACCGGTAAGGATGCAGAGGTTGAGCAGGTTGATGAGGAACTTTTGCATATGCGCAAGTTGTTGAAAACACCGCTTCACGACCTGGATTTGTCGGTGCGCGCATACAACTGCTTGAAAGCAGCGGATGTAAAAACATTGGGCGATTTGGTTGAACTTGAAATTTCCGACATGATGAAATTCAGGAACTTCGGTAAGAAGTCCCTGGCAGAATTGGAGCAACTGGTGGCCGAAAAAGGTTTGACCTTCGGCATGGACCTGGTTAAGTATAAACTTGAAGAAGATTAA
- the rplQ gene encoding 50S ribosomal protein L17 encodes MRHGKKVNHLGRTASHRSALLSNMASSLILSKRITTTVAKAKALRKYVEPLITKAKSDTMHSRRTVFSYLQNKESVKELFGTVASRTAERPGGYTRIIKMGDVRLGDNAEMCLIELVDFNDIYKKEGTAKKAKTRRSRAAKGKKAEEAAADAPVAEEKAEKPAKKASKKTEDKE; translated from the coding sequence ATGAGACACGGTAAGAAAGTAAACCATCTGGGAAGAACCGCCAGCCACCGCAGTGCACTGCTGTCAAACATGGCTTCTTCCCTCATCTTGAGCAAGCGCATCACCACCACGGTTGCCAAAGCAAAAGCATTGCGTAAGTATGTTGAGCCGCTTATTACCAAGGCTAAGAGTGATACCATGCACTCCAGGAGAACGGTGTTCTCATATTTACAGAACAAGGAATCTGTAAAGGAGCTCTTTGGCACAGTTGCTTCCCGCACTGCAGAGCGACCGGGAGGGTACACCCGCATTATAAAAATGGGTGATGTGCGCCTGGGAGATAATGCCGAAATGTGCCTCATTGAGTTAGTTGATTTCAACGATATTTATAAAAAGGAGGGCACAGCCAAAAAGGCTAAAACCCGCAGGAGCCGTGCGGCCAAGGGCAAGAAAGCCGAGGAAGCAGCAGCTGATGCACCGGTAGCCGAAGAAAAGGCCGAGAAACCGGCAAAAAAGGCTTCTAAAAAAACTGAAGACAAGGAATAG
- the eno gene encoding phosphopyruvate hydratase, with the protein MSLIESIHARQILDSRGNPTIEVDVVTVNGAYGRAAVPSGASTGTHEAVELRDGNKKQYMGKGVLKAVENVNTKIASEVVGFSVFEQNLLDKIMLELDGTPNKGKLGANAILGVSLAIAKAAAMEAGLPLYRYIGGVNANTLPVPMMNILNGGSHADNAIDFQEFMVMPVGADTFSEALQMGAEVFHTLKKVLHDKGLSTNVGDEGGFAPNLKSNEEAIEVVLQAIEKAGYKPGSDIFVALDPAASEFYDSKAKVYHFKKSSGKKLKPVEMAEYWTNWIKKYPIISLEDGMAEDDWTGWKALSEKVGDKVQLVGDDLFVTNVKRLQKGIDESIGNSILIKVNQIGSLTETIDTVNLAKRNAYKCVMSHRSGETEDSTIADLAVALNTGQIKTGSASRSDRIAKYNQLIRIEEELGEVAYFPGKKF; encoded by the coding sequence ATGTCTTTAATTGAAAGTATTCATGCCCGGCAGATTTTGGATAGCCGCGGAAACCCAACCATTGAAGTAGATGTTGTAACCGTCAACGGTGCGTATGGCCGTGCTGCAGTTCCCTCTGGTGCGTCAACCGGAACGCACGAAGCGGTTGAGCTTCGCGATGGCAACAAAAAGCAATACATGGGGAAAGGCGTGTTGAAAGCCGTTGAGAATGTAAATACCAAAATTGCTTCTGAAGTAGTGGGCTTTTCGGTTTTCGAGCAGAATTTGCTGGATAAGATTATGTTGGAATTAGATGGTACGCCTAACAAAGGTAAACTGGGTGCCAATGCCATATTGGGTGTATCGTTGGCAATTGCCAAGGCTGCTGCCATGGAAGCCGGCCTGCCGCTTTATCGCTACATCGGTGGGGTAAATGCCAACACACTTCCGGTGCCCATGATGAACATCCTGAACGGTGGGAGCCATGCCGATAATGCCATCGACTTTCAGGAGTTTATGGTGATGCCGGTGGGGGCTGATACATTTTCAGAAGCATTGCAAATGGGAGCCGAAGTATTTCACACACTGAAAAAAGTTTTACACGATAAGGGCCTTTCCACCAACGTGGGTGACGAAGGTGGTTTTGCACCAAACCTTAAATCGAACGAAGAAGCCATTGAAGTAGTGTTACAAGCCATTGAGAAGGCAGGGTACAAACCCGGATCAGATATTTTCGTAGCACTTGATCCGGCAGCTTCAGAATTCTACGACTCAAAAGCTAAAGTGTATCACTTCAAAAAATCATCGGGTAAGAAGTTGAAGCCCGTTGAAATGGCTGAATACTGGACGAACTGGATCAAGAAGTACCCGATCATTTCATTGGAAGATGGCATGGCCGAGGATGACTGGACAGGTTGGAAGGCACTATCAGAAAAGGTTGGCGATAAAGTACAGTTGGTAGGTGACGATTTGTTTGTGACCAATGTAAAGCGCTTACAAAAGGGGATAGATGAAAGTATTGGAAACTCTATTTTGATTAAAGTAAATCAAATAGGTTCTTTAACGGAAACCATTGATACGGTAAACCTGGCCAAGCGCAATGCCTATAAATGTGTGATGTCGCACCGCTCGGGTGAAACGGAGGACAGTACCATTGCCGATCTGGCGGTGGCACTGAATACCGGCCAGATAAAAACCGGATCAGCGTCCCGCTCTGACCGGATCGCAAAGTATAACCAGTTGATACGGATTGAGGAAGAATTGGGTGAAGTAGCCTATTTCCCCGGAAAGAAGTTTTAA
- a CDS encoding Ldh family oxidoreductase, whose amino-acid sequence MTDEHIFQVESLKHFSLAIFKKIGCSDDDANLATEVLLSADLRGIDSHGLARLSGYVRLWEARRINATPNIKIVHESPSTAVVDGDGGLGLVVAPKAMEIAITKAKTAGTGWVAVKNSNHFGIAGYHTMMALQHDMIGWAMTNASPLVAPTFSVERLLGTNPISIAVPADKQPPFILDMATTTAANGKLEILQRKNKEAPLGWIQTKDGMPSANPHELKDGGALIPLGSDYEHGSHKGYGLGAMVDILSAVLSGANYGPWVPPFVAFLQPPADPVGEGIGHFLGAMRVDAFRPADEFKKHMDNWITRFRSSKTIGGKEKVLIHGDPEREMSTRRRDEGIPLNPKVVDDLKDLGKKFDVVL is encoded by the coding sequence ATGACAGATGAACACATATTTCAGGTTGAATCCCTTAAGCACTTCAGTCTTGCTATTTTCAAAAAAATTGGATGCTCCGATGATGATGCCAACCTCGCCACCGAGGTATTGCTCTCGGCCGACCTTCGGGGTATCGATTCGCACGGTCTGGCACGGCTATCCGGCTATGTGCGATTATGGGAAGCCAGGCGTATAAATGCCACACCCAATATTAAAATTGTTCATGAATCACCCAGCACAGCCGTTGTGGATGGCGATGGCGGATTAGGCCTGGTGGTGGCGCCTAAAGCCATGGAGATTGCTATAACCAAAGCTAAAACAGCAGGAACCGGATGGGTAGCGGTGAAAAACTCAAACCATTTTGGTATTGCAGGCTACCATACCATGATGGCCCTGCAACACGATATGATCGGCTGGGCGATGACGAATGCCAGCCCATTGGTAGCCCCAACTTTTTCTGTTGAGCGGTTATTGGGAACAAACCCTATCTCCATTGCTGTGCCGGCTGATAAGCAACCACCTTTCATACTTGATATGGCTACCACCACGGCAGCTAACGGTAAACTTGAAATCCTTCAACGAAAAAATAAGGAAGCTCCGCTAGGTTGGATTCAAACCAAAGACGGAATGCCTTCAGCCAACCCACACGAGTTAAAAGATGGTGGGGCGTTAATTCCATTGGGTAGCGATTATGAACATGGTAGCCATAAAGGTTACGGACTTGGCGCCATGGTTGATATTTTATCGGCTGTACTTTCGGGTGCCAATTATGGGCCGTGGGTTCCTCCCTTTGTCGCCTTTTTACAACCTCCTGCCGATCCGGTTGGCGAAGGCATTGGTCATTTCCTTGGCGCGATGCGTGTTGATGCTTTCCGGCCTGCCGATGAATTTAAAAAACACATGGACAACTGGATTACGCGATTTCGTTCGTCAAAAACCATTGGGGGTAAAGAAAAAGTATTGATTCATGGTGATCCGGAACGGGAAATGAGCACACGAAGGAGAGATGAAGGTATACCGCTTAATCCAAAGGTTGTGGATGATTTAAAAGATCTCGGGAAAAAATTTGATGTTGTGCTTTAA
- a CDS encoding septum formation initiator family protein — translation MLYRIPKIFRNFYVVAGLVFLTWMLFLDSNDFMARYKLSARLRALENDKAYYVEKIKEVEKDREELFGDRESLEKFAREKYLMKKENEDVFVIVEE, via the coding sequence ATGTTATACCGCATACCCAAAATTTTCCGGAATTTTTATGTTGTAGCCGGGCTTGTTTTTTTAACCTGGATGCTTTTCCTCGATTCAAATGATTTTATGGCGCGCTATAAATTATCGGCCAGGCTACGGGCATTGGAAAATGATAAGGCTTATTACGTTGAAAAAATAAAGGAAGTGGAAAAGGACCGGGAAGAACTTTTTGGCGACCGTGAATCATTGGAAAAGTTTGCCCGGGAGAAATATTTAATGAAGAAAGAAAACGAAGATGTGTTTGTGATCGTTGAAGAATAA
- a CDS encoding DUF4139 domain-containing protein, with protein MKRTIFIYLLVAMFPAFSQSEKQVDSKISRVTVFLNRAQVTREVKTRVEAGRTNLIVSGLTSQLDQESVQVSGKGNIVILGINHNQNYLSEFNMPKKLVTLRDSLEIYKRQLAQEQNQKDILTKEEQMILSNQKIGGANQNVSVNELKAMADFYRTRLGEIGLSKMKADDKIKKINERMTRLNQQIREQNELYSRNTSEIVISVSADAATSVELEVNYVVGNAGWYPVYDLRAINTKAPVQLSYKANVFQSTGEEWSNVRLKLSTANPSLGGVKPELYSWYLDFYQPPYVGLKGKAAGVQVQRSVDKREDMPAEELSMAMPSVSNVADFTQTIQTSLNTEFDISLPYTVSSAAKPTLVDIQKHDMKAVYQYAVAPKLDADAFLLAKAVGWEDFNLLPGEANVFFEGTFVGKTFIDPNNLKDTLSVSLGRDKRIVVKREKVKDFTTRRTIASNLREAYAWEISVRNTRNEPVKITVEDHLPLSRNSQIEVTVLDVGGAKHNKDTGKLLWDMNLQPNETRKVVFKYEVKYPKDRQISGL; from the coding sequence ATGAAGCGAACCATCTTTATTTATCTGCTGGTGGCCATGTTCCCGGCATTTTCCCAATCCGAAAAGCAAGTAGATTCCAAAATCAGTAGAGTGACGGTGTTTTTGAACCGGGCTCAGGTAACGCGCGAGGTAAAAACACGTGTAGAAGCCGGGCGCACAAATCTTATTGTATCAGGCTTGACTTCGCAACTTGATCAGGAAAGTGTTCAGGTTTCGGGGAAGGGAAACATCGTAATTCTTGGAATAAATCATAATCAGAATTACCTGAGTGAGTTCAATATGCCCAAGAAATTGGTGACATTAAGGGATTCGCTTGAGATCTATAAACGCCAGCTTGCGCAGGAGCAAAACCAAAAGGATATCCTCACGAAAGAAGAACAAATGATTTTGAGCAATCAGAAAATTGGCGGGGCTAACCAGAACGTTTCGGTAAATGAACTTAAAGCCATGGCCGATTTTTACCGCACCCGGTTGGGTGAAATCGGTTTATCGAAGATGAAAGCTGATGATAAGATTAAAAAAATCAACGAGCGCATGACCAGACTTAACCAGCAGATACGCGAACAAAACGAATTGTACAGTCGCAACACCAGTGAAATTGTGATCAGCGTTTCTGCAGATGCAGCCACAAGTGTAGAACTGGAAGTAAATTATGTGGTAGGTAATGCCGGCTGGTACCCGGTGTATGATTTACGGGCTATCAATACCAAAGCCCCCGTGCAGTTAAGCTATAAGGCCAACGTGTTTCAAAGTACCGGTGAGGAGTGGAGTAATGTTCGCCTGAAACTTTCAACCGCTAACCCAAGCCTGGGCGGTGTAAAACCTGAACTGTATAGCTGGTATCTTGATTTCTACCAACCTCCTTATGTTGGTCTTAAAGGCAAGGCTGCCGGTGTTCAGGTACAACGCTCTGTTGATAAGCGGGAAGATATGCCTGCTGAGGAACTTAGCATGGCGATGCCGAGTGTTTCTAATGTTGCAGACTTTACACAAACCATACAAACATCATTGAACACCGAGTTTGATATCAGTTTACCCTACACGGTTTCGTCTGCTGCTAAACCTACGTTGGTTGACATTCAAAAGCATGATATGAAAGCAGTGTACCAATATGCGGTGGCACCCAAGCTGGATGCTGATGCCTTTCTGTTGGCAAAAGCTGTAGGCTGGGAAGATTTTAACCTGCTGCCGGGCGAGGCCAATGTTTTTTTTGAAGGAACCTTTGTGGGGAAAACATTTATCGATCCGAACAATTTGAAAGACACACTTTCGGTTTCGTTGGGCAGGGATAAGCGTATTGTTGTGAAACGTGAAAAGGTTAAGGATTTTACCACGCGAAGAACCATTGCTTCCAATTTACGCGAAGCCTATGCGTGGGAAATTTCGGTGCGCAATACCCGAAACGAACCCGTAAAGATTACCGTAGAAGATCATTTGCCGCTTTCCCGTAACAGCCAGATTGAGGTTACGGTACTGGATGTAGGCGGAGCAAAACATAATAAGGATACCGGTAAACTTTTATGGGACATGAACCTTCAACCGAACGAAACCCGCAAAGTGGTTTTTAAATATGAGGTTAAGTATCCGAAGGATAGGCAGATTAGTGGGTTGTAG
- the rpsD gene encoding 30S ribosomal protein S4, with protein sequence MARYTGPRARISRRFGEPILGENKAIQKKNYAPGMHGKGKKRKQSEYAVQLAEKQKAKYIYGLLERQFAKLFDKASRKKGITGETLLQLLEARLDNVVYRLGIAPTRRAARQLVSHKHITVNGELVNIPSFTLRAGDTVGVREKSKSLEAITTSLSIQGVKKYPWLEWDATEMEGKLIHIPVRQDIPENINEQLIVELYSK encoded by the coding sequence ATGGCACGATACACAGGCCCACGAGCAAGAATTTCAAGACGTTTTGGAGAGCCCATCTTAGGTGAGAATAAAGCTATCCAAAAGAAGAACTATGCACCGGGTATGCATGGCAAAGGCAAAAAAAGAAAGCAGTCTGAATACGCTGTACAGCTGGCTGAAAAGCAAAAGGCAAAGTACATTTATGGATTGTTGGAGCGCCAGTTTGCCAAGCTTTTTGACAAAGCATCGCGTAAAAAGGGTATTACGGGTGAAACGCTCCTTCAACTTTTGGAAGCTCGCCTGGACAATGTAGTATACCGTTTAGGTATAGCTCCTACACGCAGGGCCGCCCGCCAGTTGGTTTCGCACAAGCACATTACCGTAAATGGTGAGTTGGTCAATATTCCATCATTTACACTCCGCGCTGGCGATACGGTGGGTGTTCGCGAAAAATCAAAATCACTGGAGGCCATCACCACCAGCCTATCCATACAGGGTGTTAAAAAATATCCCTGGCTTGAGTGGGATGCCACTGAAATGGAAGGGAAACTTATTCACATTCCCGTCCGTCAGGACATCCCCGAGAACATCAATGAACAATTGATCGTTGAATTGTACTCGAAGTAA
- the rpsK gene encoding 30S ribosomal protein S11 has translation MSSEKRKDKAKKRVVQVEAIGQAHIHATFNNIVISMTNSTGQVITWASAGKMGFKGSKKNTPYAAQVAAQDCASRAFELGLRKVEVFVKGPGAGRESAIRTIQSAGIEVTTIKDMTPLPHNGCRPPKKRRV, from the coding sequence ATGTCCTCAGAAAAAAGAAAAGATAAAGCCAAAAAGCGTGTGGTACAGGTGGAGGCCATAGGCCAAGCCCATATTCACGCTACGTTTAACAACATCGTGATATCCATGACCAATTCAACCGGTCAGGTGATCACGTGGGCTTCGGCCGGTAAAATGGGCTTCAAAGGTTCAAAGAAGAACACGCCTTACGCTGCCCAGGTAGCTGCTCAAGACTGTGCTTCCCGCGCCTTCGAGCTTGGTTTGCGCAAAGTTGAGGTATTTGTTAAAGGCCCTGGTGCAGGACGCGAATCAGCAATCCGCACCATTCAATCTGCCGGAATTGAAGTTACTACCATTAAGGACATGACTCCGCTTCCGCACAACGGATGCCGTCCTCCTAAAAAGAGAAGAGTATAA
- the carA gene encoding glutamine-hydrolyzing carbamoyl-phosphate synthase small subunit, with the protein MSKKAYLLLEDGLLLEGLLIGKPGTTGGEICFNTGMTGYQEIYTDPSYFGQIIVNTTAHIGNYGTVDAEQESEAPKISGLVVNEFSKEFSRKTSNESLQQYLEKHGITGISDVDTRKLVRYIRSKGAMNALISSELSPEEMKSEIKNVPSMDGLELSSRVSTKKEYTVGDAGAPFRIAAIDFGIKKSILTNLAERGCYLKVFPAKTPFATLEAWEPHGYFLSNGPGDPAVMDYAIKTVQQILETNKPVFGICLGHQLLAQANGISTYKMHHGHRGLNHPVKNLVTGLGEMTSQNHGFAVSEKDIEGNNNIEVTHLHLNDNTIMGIRVKNKKAFSVQYHPEASPGPHDSRYLFDQFVEMIRQEQLQTVGN; encoded by the coding sequence GTGAGCAAAAAAGCCTACTTACTTCTTGAAGACGGCCTCCTGTTGGAAGGCCTCCTGATCGGTAAACCCGGTACCACGGGCGGGGAAATTTGTTTCAACACCGGCATGACGGGCTATCAGGAAATCTATACTGACCCATCGTATTTTGGCCAAATCATCGTTAACACTACGGCCCATATTGGCAATTACGGAACTGTTGATGCGGAACAGGAATCAGAAGCGCCAAAGATAAGCGGGTTGGTGGTAAATGAATTTTCAAAAGAGTTTAGCCGCAAGACTTCAAACGAAAGCCTCCAGCAATATTTGGAAAAGCATGGTATAACCGGCATTTCAGATGTTGATACCCGGAAGTTGGTGCGTTATATCCGAAGCAAAGGCGCCATGAATGCACTCATTTCATCCGAGCTAAGTCCGGAAGAGATGAAAAGCGAAATCAAAAATGTGCCTTCCATGGATGGGTTGGAGTTGTCATCAAGGGTTTCGACAAAAAAGGAGTACACCGTTGGCGATGCCGGTGCACCATTTCGTATAGCCGCAATAGATTTTGGTATCAAGAAAAGCATACTCACCAACCTGGCCGAACGCGGTTGTTACCTAAAAGTATTTCCTGCGAAAACACCTTTCGCAACATTAGAAGCCTGGGAGCCTCACGGATATTTTCTTTCCAACGGACCGGGCGATCCGGCTGTTATGGATTACGCCATTAAAACGGTTCAGCAAATTCTTGAAACCAATAAGCCCGTTTTTGGCATTTGTCTTGGTCACCAATTACTGGCCCAGGCCAATGGTATCTCAACCTATAAAATGCACCATGGCCATCGCGGATTGAACCACCCCGTTAAAAACCTGGTAACGGGTTTGGGCGAAATGACATCCCAAAACCATGGCTTCGCAGTAAGCGAAAAGGATATTGAAGGCAATAACAACATTGAAGTAACACACCTTCACTTAAATGACAATACCATTATGGGTATTCGTGTGAAAAATAAGAAGGCCTTCTCTGTTCAGTACCACCCTGAGGCTTCACCAGGTCCACACGACTCTCGTTACCTGTTCGATCAATTTGTTGAAATGATACGGCAGGAACAACTGCAGACGGTCGGCAACTAG